Proteins encoded by one window of Vigna radiata var. radiata cultivar VC1973A chromosome 5, Vradiata_ver6, whole genome shotgun sequence:
- the LOC106761042 gene encoding ABC transporter G family member 40 isoform X4: MANGSLTKATSSFQVSRSSIWRDGSAVFSRNSFEEDDEEALMWAALEKLPTYNRLRKGLLVTSNGEVKEIDVTDIGTQERKHVLERLVRDAEEDNEKFLLKLRERIDRVGISFPTIEARFEHLNVEAEAYVGSRALPTFFNFIVNTVESYLNHMHILSSKKKHVTILKDVSGIVKPRRMTLLLGPPSSGKTTLLLALAGKLDPDLKVSGRVTYNGHEMNEFVPQRTAAYISQLDVHIGEMTVRETLAFSARCQGVGSRYDLLSELSRREIAANIKPDPIIDIYMKATASKSLEANQMMTEYILKILGLEMCADIVVGDETLRGVSGGQRKRVTTGEMLVGPTNALFMDEISSGLDSSTTVQIIKCLRQIVHILDGTAVISLLQPEPETYELFDDIILLSNGQIVYQGPREFVLEFFESMGFRCPERKAVADFLQEVTSKKDQQQYWIHEDEPYSFVTVNEFAKAFQCFHVGIELREELAIQFDKTKNHPAALTTKKYGVDMKELLRANFSREYLLMKRNAFVHIFKLSQLAVMAVITMTVFLRTEMHKGSVDNGGVYTGALFFSIVMVLFNGMADISMNVAKLPIFYKQRDLLFYPAWAYAIPNWILKIPITLAEVVVWVSISYYVIGFDPSVGRFFKQYLLLLLLGQMASALFRTIAATGRNMIIANTFGSFATVTLLTLGGFILSREDVKKWWTWGYWISPIMYEQNAMMVNEFLGQSWSHVLPNSTESLGVEVLKSRGFFTHASWYWIGAGALLGFVSLLNITFTLALTFLNPLEKPQAIILKESHENKHKDKTLQAVRPKEVVESSHRRKKGMILPFEPHSLTFDGITYSVDMPQEMKNNGVIEDRLVLLKGVSGAFRPGVLTALMGVSGAGKTTLLDVLAGRKTGGYIEGRIRVSGYPKRQETYARISGYCEQNDIHSPHVTVYESLLYSAWLRLSPEVNSETRKMFIEEVMELVELNSLREALVGLPGVSGLSTEQRKRLTIAVELVANPSIIFMDEPTSGLDARAAAIVMRTVRNIVDTGRTIVCTIHQPSINIFEAFDELFLLKRGGQEIYVGPLGRHSNELIEYFERIEGVGKIKDGHNPAAWMLEITTPTREMDLNVDFADIYKNSELYRRNKEHVEELSKPASGSKELHFPSQYAQPFFIQCKACLWKQHWSYWRNPPYTAVKFLFTTFVALMFGTMFWDLGSKTRRKQDLFNAIGSMYNAILFLGTQNAFSVQPVVAIERTVFYRERAAGMYSAIPYALAQVVIEIPYTFVQAVTYGIIVYAMIGFEWTASKFFWYLFFTYFTFLYYTFYGMMTVAVTPNQHIASIVATSFYGLWNLFSGFVVPQPNIPVWWRWYYWACPVAWTLYGLAASQFGDVTSTVEVNETVKEFMRRYFGYRDDFVGVAASVVVGFAVLFATIFALSVKVFNFERR, translated from the exons ATGGCCAATGGTAGCCTGACTAAAGCTACTAGTAGCTTTCAAGTAAGCCGTTCTTCAATTTGGAGAGATGGAAGTGCAGTTTTTTCTAGGAATTCatttgaagaagatgatgaagaagctcTGATGTGGGCTGCACTTGAAAAGCTTCCTACTTACAATCGTTTAAGGAAAGGCTTGTTAGTGACATCCAATGGTGAGGTGAAGGAAATTGATGTCACTGATATTGGAACACAGGAAAGGAAGCATGTGTTGGAGAGGTTGGTAAGAGATGCTGAAGAGGACAATGAAAAGTTTCTGTTAAAGCTGAGAGAAAGAATTGATAG AGTTGGGATTAGTTTTCCAACAATTGAAGCTAGATTTGAGCATCTGAATGTTGAGGCAGAAGCTTATGTTGGTAGCAGAGCCTTACCGACATTCTTCAACTTCATTGTTAATACAGTAGAG AGTTACTTGAACCATATGCATATTCTTTCTAGCAAAAAGAAGCACGTGACCATTCTTAAAGATGTTAGTGGAATTGTAAAACCTCGCAG GATGACATTGCTTTTAGGTCCTCCAAGTTCTGGAAAAACCACGCTCCTTTTGGCTCTGGCAGGAAAGCTTGACCCAGATCTTAAG GTTTCTGGGAGAGTGACTTATAATGGGcatgaaatgaatgaatttgtACCCCAGAGAACTGCTGCCTATATTAGTCAGCTTGATGTTCATATTGGAGAAATGACTGTTAGGGAAACCTTGGCTTTCTCTGCAAGGTGCCAAGGGGTTGGATCACGTTATG ATTTGCTATCTGAACTGTCAAGAAGAGAGATAGCAGCGAATATTAAGCCTGACCCTATTATTGATATCTACATGAAG GCAACAGCATCTAAAAGCCTGGAAGCAAATCAAATGATGACAGAATATATACTTAAG ATCTTGGGGCTTGAAATGTGTGCTGATATTGTGGTGGGGGATGAAACGTTGCGTGGTGTATCTGGTGGACAAAGGAAGCGTGTTACTACAG GGGAGATGTTGGTTGGTCCAACAAATGCACTGTTCATGGATGAAATATCTTCTGGCTTGGACAGCTCCACAACTGTTCAAATTATCAAGTGTCTTAGACAGATTGTTCACATTCTAGATGGAACAGCAGTTATCTCACTATTGCAACCAGAACCAGAGACATACGAACTTTTTGATGACATAATACTCCTCTCCAACGGCCAGATAGTATATCAAGGACCTCGTGAATTCGTCCTTGAATTTTTTGAATCTATGGGTTTCAGATGTCCTGAGAGGAAAGCTGTTGCTGACTTCCTTCAAGAA GTGACTTCAAAGAAGGATCAACAACAGTATTGGATCCACGAAGATGAGCCTTACAGTTTTGTTACAGTTAATGAATTTGCCAAGGCATTTCAGTGCTTCCATGTTGGTATAGAACTTAGAGAAGAGCTAGCCATTCAATTTGATAAGACAAAGAACCACCCAGCTGCATTAACGACTAAGAAGTACGGGGTAGACATGAAGGAGCTTCTGAGAGCTAACTTCTCAAGGGAATATTTGCTTATGAAGAGGAATGCATTTGTTCACATCTTCAAGCTATCTCAA CTTGCAGTGATGGCAGTGATAACAATGACAGTATTCCTGCGTACCGAGATGCATAAGGGTTCTGTGGATAACGGGGGAGTTTACACTGGTGcactttttttctctatagTAATGGTGTTGTTTAATGGGATGGCTGATATTTCAATGAATGTAGCAAAGCTTCCTATATTTTACAAGCAAAGAGACCTCCTATTTTACCCTGCATGGGCATATGCTATTCCCAACTGGATCCTCAAAATCCCTATTACATTGGCTGAAGTAGTTGTCTGGGTATCTATCAGCTACTATGTAATTGGATTTGATCCAAGTGTTGGAAG GTTTTTCAAACAATATCTTCTGTTACTACTACTTGGCCAGATGGCTTCTGCATTGTTTCGTACAATTGCAGCAACTGGTAGGAATATGATTATAGCTAACACATTTGGATCATTTGCAACAGTCACACTTCTGACGTTGGGCGGTTTTATATTGTCAAGAG AGGATGTTAAGAAATGGTGGACATGGGGTTACTGGATTTCACCAATAATGTATGAGCAGAATGCTATGATGGTCAATGAGTTCCTCGGCCAGAGTTGGAGTCAC GTTCTTCCTAATTCAACCGAGTCACTGGGAGTTGAGGTTCTGAAGTCTCGCGGATTCTTCACTCATGCATCCTGGTATTGGATAGGGGCAGGGGCATTGCTTGGATTTGTTTCTCTATTGAACATCACATTCACTCTAGCTCTCACTTTTCTCAACC CACTTGAGAAGCCACAGGCTATCATCTTGAAAGAATCTCATGAAAATAAGCACAAAGACAAAACTCTACAAG CAGTGAGGCCAAAGGAAGTTGTTGAGTCCAGCCACAGGAGGAAAAAAGGAATGATTCTTCCATTTGAGCCACATTCTCTTACCTTTGACGGAATCACATACTCAGTAGACATGCCACAG GAAATGAAGAATAATGGAGTAATTGAGGACAGATTAGTCCTTCTGAAGGGTGTTAGTGGTGCATTTAGGCCAGGCGTCCTTACAGCTCTGATGGGGGTGAGTGGAGCAGGTAAAACAACTTTGTTGGATGTGTTGGCAGGAAGGAAAACTGGAGGGTATATTGAAGGCAGAATCAGAGTTTCAGGGTATCCTAAAAGGCAAGAAACATATGCTCGAATCTCTGGCTACTGTGAGCAGAACGATATCCACTCTCCTCATGTTACAGTCTATGAATCCTTGCTCTACTCAGCGTGGCTTCGTTTATCTCCTGAAGTCAATTCTGAAACCAGAAAG ATGTTCATTGAGGAAGTCATGGAACTGGTAGAGTTGAACTCACTGAGGGAAGCTTTGGTAGGTTTGCCTGGTGTGAGTGGTCTTTCCACTGAACAGCGCAAGAGACTAACTATAGCAGTTGAGCTAGTGGCTAATCCCTCCATAATATTCATGGATGAACCAACGTCAGGTTTAGATGCCAGAGCAGCTGCCATTGTTATGAGAACAGTTAGAAACATAGTGGACACAGGAAGAACAATTGTTTGTACAATTCATCAACCAAGCATAAACATATTTGAAGCCTTTGATGAG CTTTTCCTACTAAAGCGAGGAGGACAAGAAATATACGTTGGACCGTTGGGTCGTCATTCTAATGAACTCATTGAGTATTTTGAG AGGATTGAAGGGGTTGGCAAAATCAAAGATGGACACAACCCAGCGGCTTGGATGTTGGAAATTACAACTCCGACACGAGAAATGGATTTGAATGTTGACTTTGCTGACATATACAAAAATTCAGAACTATATAG GAGGAACAAAGAACATGTAGAAGAATTGAGCAAGCCTGCTTCAGGTTCCAAGGAACTTCATTTTCCTTCACAATATGCACaaccatttttcattcaatgcaAGGCCTGCCTATGGAAACAGCATTGGTCCTACTGGCGCAACCCTCCATATACTGCAGTGAAATTTTTGTTCACTACATTCGTAGCTTTGATGTTTGGGACAATGTTCTGGGACCTAGGATCCAAAAC AAGAAGGAAACAAGATCTGTTCAATGCTATTGGTTCAATGTACAACGCCATTCTCTTCCTTGGGACTCAGAATGCGTTTTCTGTGCAACCAGTTGTGGCCATTGAAAGAACAGTCTTTTATAGAGAAAGAGCAGCTGGAATGTATTCAGCCATCCCATATGCTCTTGCACAG GTTGTAATAGAGATACCATATACTTTTGTCCAAGCTGTAACATATGGCATCATAGTTTATGCAATGATCGGATTCGAATGGACTGCATCCAAATTCTTTTGGTATCTGTTCTTCACGTACTTCACATTTTTGTACTACACCTTTTATGGCATGATGACTGTGGCTGTAACACCGAACCAACACATTGCTTCAATTGTGGCAACTTCATTTTATGGACTTTGGAATCTGTTTTCCGGATTTGTTGTCCCACAACCT
- the LOC106761042 gene encoding ABC transporter G family member 40 isoform X3: protein MANGSLTKATSSFQVSRSSIWRDGSAVFSRNSFEEDDEEALMWAALEKLPTYNRLRKGLLVTSNGEVKEIDVTDIGTQERKHVLERLVRDAEEDNEKFLLKLRERIDRVGISFPTIEARFEHLNVEAEAYVGSRALPTFFNFIVNTVESYLNHMHILSSKKKHVTILKDVSGIVKPRRMTLLLGPPSSGKTTLLLALAGKLDPDLKVSGRVTYNGHEMNEFVPQRTAAYISQLDVHIGEMTVRETLAFSARCQGVGSRYDLLSELSRREIAANIKPDPIIDIYMKATASKSLEANQMMTEYILKILGLEMCADIVVGDETLRGVSGGQRKRVTTGEMLVGPTNALFMDEISSGLDSSTTVQIIKCLRQIVHILDGTAVISLLQPEPETYELFDDIILLSNGQIVYQGPREFVLEFFESMGFRCPERKAVADFLQEVTSKKDQQQYWIHEDEPYSFVTVNEFAKAFQCFHVGIELREELAIQFDKTKNHPAALTTKKYGVDMKELLRANFSREYLLMKRNAFVHIFKLSQLAVMAVITMTVFLRTEMHKGSVDNGGVYTGALFFSIVMVLFNGMADISMNVAKLPIFYKQRDLLFYPAWAYAIPNWILKIPITLAEVVVWVSISYYVIGFDPSVGRFFKQYLLLLLLGQMASALFRTIAATGRNMIIANTFGSFATVTLLTLGGFILSREDVKKWWTWGYWISPIMYEQNAMMVNEFLGQSWSHVLPNSTESLGVEVLKSRGFFTHASWYWIGAGALLGFVSLLNITFTLALTFLNPLEKPQAIILKESFTSILSDFEKSFNFCAPVRPKEVVESSHRRKKGMILPFEPHSLTFDGITYSVDMPQEMKNNGVIEDRLVLLKGVSGAFRPGVLTALMGVSGAGKTTLLDVLAGRKTGGYIEGRIRVSGYPKRQETYARISGYCEQNDIHSPHVTVYESLLYSAWLRLSPEVNSETRKMFIEEVMELVELNSLREALVGLPGVSGLSTEQRKRLTIAVELVANPSIIFMDEPTSGLDARAAAIVMRTVRNIVDTGRTIVCTIHQPSINIFEAFDELFLLKRGGQEIYVGPLGRHSNELIEYFERIEGVGKIKDGHNPAAWMLEITTPTREMDLNVDFADIYKNSELYRRNKEHVEELSKPASGSKELHFPSQYAQPFFIQCKACLWKQHWSYWRNPPYTAVKFLFTTFVALMFGTMFWDLGSKTRRKQDLFNAIGSMYNAILFLGTQNAFSVQPVVAIERTVFYRERAAGMYSAIPYALAQVVIEIPYTFVQAVTYGIIVYAMIGFEWTASKFFWYLFFTYFTFLYYTFYGMMTVAVTPNQHIASIVATSFYGLWNLFSGFVVPQPNIPVWWRWYYWACPVAWTLYGLAASQFGDVTSTVEVNETVKEFMRRYFGYRDDFVGVAASVVVGFAVLFATIFALSVKVFNFERR, encoded by the exons ATGGCCAATGGTAGCCTGACTAAAGCTACTAGTAGCTTTCAAGTAAGCCGTTCTTCAATTTGGAGAGATGGAAGTGCAGTTTTTTCTAGGAATTCatttgaagaagatgatgaagaagctcTGATGTGGGCTGCACTTGAAAAGCTTCCTACTTACAATCGTTTAAGGAAAGGCTTGTTAGTGACATCCAATGGTGAGGTGAAGGAAATTGATGTCACTGATATTGGAACACAGGAAAGGAAGCATGTGTTGGAGAGGTTGGTAAGAGATGCTGAAGAGGACAATGAAAAGTTTCTGTTAAAGCTGAGAGAAAGAATTGATAG AGTTGGGATTAGTTTTCCAACAATTGAAGCTAGATTTGAGCATCTGAATGTTGAGGCAGAAGCTTATGTTGGTAGCAGAGCCTTACCGACATTCTTCAACTTCATTGTTAATACAGTAGAG AGTTACTTGAACCATATGCATATTCTTTCTAGCAAAAAGAAGCACGTGACCATTCTTAAAGATGTTAGTGGAATTGTAAAACCTCGCAG GATGACATTGCTTTTAGGTCCTCCAAGTTCTGGAAAAACCACGCTCCTTTTGGCTCTGGCAGGAAAGCTTGACCCAGATCTTAAG GTTTCTGGGAGAGTGACTTATAATGGGcatgaaatgaatgaatttgtACCCCAGAGAACTGCTGCCTATATTAGTCAGCTTGATGTTCATATTGGAGAAATGACTGTTAGGGAAACCTTGGCTTTCTCTGCAAGGTGCCAAGGGGTTGGATCACGTTATG ATTTGCTATCTGAACTGTCAAGAAGAGAGATAGCAGCGAATATTAAGCCTGACCCTATTATTGATATCTACATGAAG GCAACAGCATCTAAAAGCCTGGAAGCAAATCAAATGATGACAGAATATATACTTAAG ATCTTGGGGCTTGAAATGTGTGCTGATATTGTGGTGGGGGATGAAACGTTGCGTGGTGTATCTGGTGGACAAAGGAAGCGTGTTACTACAG GGGAGATGTTGGTTGGTCCAACAAATGCACTGTTCATGGATGAAATATCTTCTGGCTTGGACAGCTCCACAACTGTTCAAATTATCAAGTGTCTTAGACAGATTGTTCACATTCTAGATGGAACAGCAGTTATCTCACTATTGCAACCAGAACCAGAGACATACGAACTTTTTGATGACATAATACTCCTCTCCAACGGCCAGATAGTATATCAAGGACCTCGTGAATTCGTCCTTGAATTTTTTGAATCTATGGGTTTCAGATGTCCTGAGAGGAAAGCTGTTGCTGACTTCCTTCAAGAA GTGACTTCAAAGAAGGATCAACAACAGTATTGGATCCACGAAGATGAGCCTTACAGTTTTGTTACAGTTAATGAATTTGCCAAGGCATTTCAGTGCTTCCATGTTGGTATAGAACTTAGAGAAGAGCTAGCCATTCAATTTGATAAGACAAAGAACCACCCAGCTGCATTAACGACTAAGAAGTACGGGGTAGACATGAAGGAGCTTCTGAGAGCTAACTTCTCAAGGGAATATTTGCTTATGAAGAGGAATGCATTTGTTCACATCTTCAAGCTATCTCAA CTTGCAGTGATGGCAGTGATAACAATGACAGTATTCCTGCGTACCGAGATGCATAAGGGTTCTGTGGATAACGGGGGAGTTTACACTGGTGcactttttttctctatagTAATGGTGTTGTTTAATGGGATGGCTGATATTTCAATGAATGTAGCAAAGCTTCCTATATTTTACAAGCAAAGAGACCTCCTATTTTACCCTGCATGGGCATATGCTATTCCCAACTGGATCCTCAAAATCCCTATTACATTGGCTGAAGTAGTTGTCTGGGTATCTATCAGCTACTATGTAATTGGATTTGATCCAAGTGTTGGAAG GTTTTTCAAACAATATCTTCTGTTACTACTACTTGGCCAGATGGCTTCTGCATTGTTTCGTACAATTGCAGCAACTGGTAGGAATATGATTATAGCTAACACATTTGGATCATTTGCAACAGTCACACTTCTGACGTTGGGCGGTTTTATATTGTCAAGAG AGGATGTTAAGAAATGGTGGACATGGGGTTACTGGATTTCACCAATAATGTATGAGCAGAATGCTATGATGGTCAATGAGTTCCTCGGCCAGAGTTGGAGTCAC GTTCTTCCTAATTCAACCGAGTCACTGGGAGTTGAGGTTCTGAAGTCTCGCGGATTCTTCACTCATGCATCCTGGTATTGGATAGGGGCAGGGGCATTGCTTGGATTTGTTTCTCTATTGAACATCACATTCACTCTAGCTCTCACTTTTCTCAACC CACTTGAGAAGCCACAGGCTATCATCTTGAAAGAATC ATTCACATCAATTCtttcagattttgaaaagtctttcAATTTTTGTGCACCAGTGAGGCCAAAGGAAGTTGTTGAGTCCAGCCACAGGAGGAAAAAAGGAATGATTCTTCCATTTGAGCCACATTCTCTTACCTTTGACGGAATCACATACTCAGTAGACATGCCACAG GAAATGAAGAATAATGGAGTAATTGAGGACAGATTAGTCCTTCTGAAGGGTGTTAGTGGTGCATTTAGGCCAGGCGTCCTTACAGCTCTGATGGGGGTGAGTGGAGCAGGTAAAACAACTTTGTTGGATGTGTTGGCAGGAAGGAAAACTGGAGGGTATATTGAAGGCAGAATCAGAGTTTCAGGGTATCCTAAAAGGCAAGAAACATATGCTCGAATCTCTGGCTACTGTGAGCAGAACGATATCCACTCTCCTCATGTTACAGTCTATGAATCCTTGCTCTACTCAGCGTGGCTTCGTTTATCTCCTGAAGTCAATTCTGAAACCAGAAAG ATGTTCATTGAGGAAGTCATGGAACTGGTAGAGTTGAACTCACTGAGGGAAGCTTTGGTAGGTTTGCCTGGTGTGAGTGGTCTTTCCACTGAACAGCGCAAGAGACTAACTATAGCAGTTGAGCTAGTGGCTAATCCCTCCATAATATTCATGGATGAACCAACGTCAGGTTTAGATGCCAGAGCAGCTGCCATTGTTATGAGAACAGTTAGAAACATAGTGGACACAGGAAGAACAATTGTTTGTACAATTCATCAACCAAGCATAAACATATTTGAAGCCTTTGATGAG CTTTTCCTACTAAAGCGAGGAGGACAAGAAATATACGTTGGACCGTTGGGTCGTCATTCTAATGAACTCATTGAGTATTTTGAG AGGATTGAAGGGGTTGGCAAAATCAAAGATGGACACAACCCAGCGGCTTGGATGTTGGAAATTACAACTCCGACACGAGAAATGGATTTGAATGTTGACTTTGCTGACATATACAAAAATTCAGAACTATATAG GAGGAACAAAGAACATGTAGAAGAATTGAGCAAGCCTGCTTCAGGTTCCAAGGAACTTCATTTTCCTTCACAATATGCACaaccatttttcattcaatgcaAGGCCTGCCTATGGAAACAGCATTGGTCCTACTGGCGCAACCCTCCATATACTGCAGTGAAATTTTTGTTCACTACATTCGTAGCTTTGATGTTTGGGACAATGTTCTGGGACCTAGGATCCAAAAC AAGAAGGAAACAAGATCTGTTCAATGCTATTGGTTCAATGTACAACGCCATTCTCTTCCTTGGGACTCAGAATGCGTTTTCTGTGCAACCAGTTGTGGCCATTGAAAGAACAGTCTTTTATAGAGAAAGAGCAGCTGGAATGTATTCAGCCATCCCATATGCTCTTGCACAG GTTGTAATAGAGATACCATATACTTTTGTCCAAGCTGTAACATATGGCATCATAGTTTATGCAATGATCGGATTCGAATGGACTGCATCCAAATTCTTTTGGTATCTGTTCTTCACGTACTTCACATTTTTGTACTACACCTTTTATGGCATGATGACTGTGGCTGTAACACCGAACCAACACATTGCTTCAATTGTGGCAACTTCATTTTATGGACTTTGGAATCTGTTTTCCGGATTTGTTGTCCCACAACCT